The Nocardioides panzhihuensis genome has a segment encoding these proteins:
- a CDS encoding helix-turn-helix domain-containing protein, translating to MDTKSTHLTLASATDEHGLNAVMSISELAAYLHVAVQTIYDLRCQGRGPRGFRVGREIRFRLREVEAWLSRMEHDDADRHMAGRTPEEPR from the coding sequence ATGGACACCAAGAGCACACACCTGACCCTCGCATCGGCGACCGACGAGCACGGCCTGAACGCTGTGATGTCGATCTCCGAGCTCGCCGCCTACCTGCACGTCGCCGTGCAGACCATCTACGACCTGCGCTGCCAGGGCCGCGGCCCGCGGGGCTTCCGCGTCGGCCGCGAGATCCGCTTCCGCCTACGTGAGGTCGAGGCCTGGCTCTCGCGGATGGAGCACGACGACGCTGACCGACACATGGCCGGCCGGACGCCGGAGGAACCGCGATGA